The following are encoded in a window of Gossypium raimondii isolate GPD5lz chromosome 13, ASM2569854v1, whole genome shotgun sequence genomic DNA:
- the LOC105774390 gene encoding uncharacterized protein LOC105774390 — protein sequence MWNFVVKAFTGASGSKTGSLKPSQVSSEWLDDDTSLHNRGEERLECPICWEFFNVVENIPYVLWCGHTLCKNCVLGLQRAVLKYPTLPIHLPFFVTCPWCNLFSLRLVYKGNVKFPSKNYFLLWMIESMNGDRSKSNSSIHGGHPPACSTNKITDGGVQLRHINTRRAQCTMHCLENSASSRSQGHLMTDYFSAERLQLSLRKSLVFLLHLTVKFPLIVIFLLMVLYAIPASAAVFALYILITVVFAVPSFLILYFAFPSLDWLVREIIN from the coding sequence ATGTGGAACTTTGTTGTGAAGGCCTTTACTGGAGCCAGCGGGTCTAAGACTGGTTCGTTGAAACCAAGTCAGGTTTCTTCAGAATGGTTGGATGATGATACGTCTTTGCACAACCGTGGAGAGGAAAGATTGGAATGCCCGATATGCTGGGAATTCTTCAATGTTGTAGAGAATATACCGTATGTTTTATGGTGCGGCCATACTTTATGTAAAAATTGTGTCTTGGGGCTGCAACGGGCTGTTCTGAAATACCCTACATTACCAATCCATCTTCCGTTCTTCGTGACTTGCCCATGGTGTAATCTATTCTCCTTGAGGCTGGTTTACAAGGGTAACGTCAAGTTTCCAAGCAAGAACTACTTTCTCCTCTGGATGATTGAGAGCATGAATGGTGATAGGTCAAAATCGAATTCTTCCATTCATGGGGGTCATCCACCTGCCTGTTCCACAAATAAAATAACAGATGGTGGTGTTCAGCTTAGGCATATAAATACGAGGCGAGCTCAATGTACTATGCACTGTTTGGAAAATTCAGCGTCAAGCCGTAGTCAAGGACACCTGATGACCGACTATTTCAGTGCCGAAAGACTTCAATTGTCACTCCGCAAGTCCTTGGTTTTCCTTTTGCACTTAACAGTAAAGTTCCCTTTGATTGTCATATTTCTTTTGATGGTCTTATATGCCATACCTGCAAGTGCAGCCGTTTTTGCTCTGTACATTCTTATCACTGTGGTGTTCGCTGTCCCGTCTTTTCTCATTTTGTACTTTGCTTTCCCCAGTTTGGATTGGCTAGTTAGGGAAATCATCAATTAA